In Mycolicibacterium gadium, the genomic window TCCCAGCCGATCGCCGCGGGCGCATCCAGCAGGACGATGCGCTGTACCGCGGGGTCAAGACACTCCTCGAGGAACGCGGCGCTCGCCGCCCTGAACGCGTCCCACGGATCCTTCTTGCGTGAGTACGCCGCCAAGAGCGGAGCCGTCACGTGTTCGATTTCGCGGCTGAACACGGCTTCGAACAACTGGCGCTTGCCCGCAAAGTGGTGATACACGGCACCTTTCGTCACACCCGCGCGGGCCGCGACCGCGTCAAGGGATATCGCGTCGTAGCCGTCGCGGGCGAACAGTTCGCGGGCGGCGTCGACGAGCGCGGCGGTTGTCGCCTCGGTGCGCTGCGCCTGCGTGCGTCTCGCCGGCCCTCTCGCCACGGGCCGACCAT contains:
- a CDS encoding TetR/AcrR family transcriptional regulator gives rise to the protein MARGPARRTQAQRTEATTAALVDAARELFARDGYDAISLDAVAARAGVTKGAVYHHFAGKRQLFEAVFSREIEHVTAPLLAAYSRKKDPWDAFRAASAAFLEECLDPAVQRIVLLDAPAAIGWDGIRRLEAPLLDLMELAISRAVDAGRIERRPPGPLAHFLFGATCEVAMIVARAEDQKTAQRQAVAEIGRVLDSLAIT